The Cognaticolwellia beringensis genome segment TATACGCGATAAGTTGTTGGTCAAAATAGGAGGACATTAAATTAAGTAACAAAACCTGGCTAACCCAGTTAGTGAGAAGAAGGCATAGGCTTAGCGTAGATATTTAGAATAGTCGCGGCTAAAAGCTAAAAATGTAAACTTGATAATATCCCAAACTAATCATTAAACGTTCAAGCAAAGTATTATTAAAGCAGTTTAATAAAATCAAAAATATAAGCCCATAAAACCAGGCTTATATTTATTCCTAGGCGGTATAAAAATCACTAAATGTCAGTGATGCCCTCACCTTGAGTTGTTGTTGACCAAGCATTAAGCACAGCCTTAACAAGCGTAGCTAATGGAATAGCAAAAAATACGCCCCAAAAGCCCCATAATCCGCCAAACAATATTACCGCTATAATAATAGTTACCGGGTGTAAATTTACCGCTTCAGAAAACAATAAAGGGACTAACAAATTACCATCTAGCGCTTGGATAATACCGTACGCTATCATCACGTAGCCAAATTCAGCGCTAGTCCCAAATTGAAATAAGGCCACAAGCAAAACAGGTAAGGTTACAATCGTCGCACCGACATAAGGTACTAATACCGATAATCCCACTAATACGCCTAGTAATACCGGGTAATTAAGGCCCAAAACAATAAATGCGATGGTTGATGCCGTACCAATTATAATAATTTCAATTAATTTACCGCGAATATAATTCATAATTTGTTGGTTCATTTCACTACCAACTTGTTTTGCCATTCGGCGATCTTTAGGCAAAAATTTGCGTAAACTATCAAAAAGCACACTTTTATCTTTTAGAAAGAAAAATACCATTAACGGTACTAAAATCAGATATATCAACAGTGCAACAACATTAGAAATTGAGCCAAGAGACGCTTTCAGGGCCATTTGCCCCCATTCAATAAGCTTATCATTGACTAAAGTAATAACATGGCCAATTTGCTCGGCACTAACTAACTCAGGGTACTGCTCTGGCAACGCTAATAAATAGGTATGCCCTTTCCCAACCATTTGCGGAACTTCTTGCAGTAAATTACTACTTTGTTGCCATATAACCGGCATAAGGCCCAAAATACCTATTAAGCTTAACCCCACAAAAGCTGAGACCACGATCACTACGGATAAACCACGAGATAGCCCGAGCTGCGAGAGTTTATTCACCGGTAAATCTAATAAAAAAGCAATTGCCACAGCAACAAATACGGGCATTAATAAACTACTAAAAAAGTAAACGAACAAAAAAGTACAAATTAAAATAACCATTAAGGTTACCGCACTTGGATCTGAAAAATTTCTTTTGTACCAATCGCTAAACAGTGAAACCATAATATTTACTTTTCCATTCTTATCTTTAATTCAACAATATATTTATCAACATTACGCTGTTCAAAATAAAATCCTTTTTTGATTAACAATTTAGGAATATCTCTTTTAGAACCATTATCGCAAATGCGTATTAAACAACTATCAATCGGTGTTAACTTTCTGAGTAACAAGCGTAAATTTACCAAAGGTACTGGGCATTTATCTTGAGTGGCATCGTATTCGTAAATCATAAATAAAATATGCGTAGAGCTTTAGTTTGATTATCTAATTTGCGACAATTGATTACAATGACAATTGTAAATTCTTTTGATGTATTTTTAATAATTTAAAGGGGTTAAAGAGATTAAATGAGCGAGCTTTCTGATAATCCGAGTCTTAAAGAGATATACGCCTACAAAAAAAAGATAAACTGGGGTGATATCCCCTCTATTTATCAATTAGCGTCAAATTCAATTAGTGAAATTGACGGTATTTTATCGCACGGTTTTAATAATGCATTTACACAGTTGCTAGACCAAAGTAATTGGAATGTAAATTTTAAAACGTCAGAAAGCGATATAGTTGGCAAGGTAACAACACCTAAGCCGAAGATTTCGCTGTATCATAATATTAATGAACAACATTATGAGTTACATTGTTATCCAGTAATCAATAATGAGTCAGTGCTTGAAGCACAGTATAATAACCCACGTTGTTCATTTATAGAATGGACACCACAAACAATGCAAATATTGTTTAGATTGAACTCATTGATACCTTTTATTGTCTACACCCTTCAAAAGGGAGATATAGCAGATTATGCCCTTATTCGTTATGCCAACCAGCGTGTTGATGAGTTGATTACCTTGCTAAGCCAATCCTTTGACATTACTGATATCAAAGGATTTTCAATTGCTGATTTTTGTAAAGAAGTTTATCGTAAACACTCACAATCTTAATCATCTGGTCGCGTAATACACTTGAATATATGGAAAAATAAATTTGTTTAAATTAAAGCCGCTTATTGTTGCACTTGCCATTACCTCTTCAATCACAAGCAGTGTATTTGCCGCGAACAAAGAAACCAACAAAAATAAATTACCCGAAATAGGCTCAGCGGGTGTCAGTGTGTTGTCTATCGAAAAAGAACGCCAAATTGGTGGCGAAATGATGCGGCAAATTCGCGCGACTCAACCGATATTAAATGACCCCGTATTAACCGAATATATCAACGACCTGGGCAACCGCATGGTACGCAACGCCAAAGACGTTAACTATAGTTTTGAATTTTTTGTCATACGTAATCAAGAATTAAATGCTTTTGCCTTTTTTGGTGGTCACATTGCCATTCACAGTGGCTTGATCACGACCGCAAGTACTGAAAGTGAACTGGCTTCGGTTGTCGCACACGAAATATCTCATGTCACCCAACGCCATTTGGCAAGAAGACTAGAATCACAAAACAGATCACAACCGTTAACTATGGCCGCTATGGTGTCTAGCGTTTTGCTAACGTTAATAAACCCTACTGTTGGCATGGCAGCCCTCAGTACAACAATGGCGGCATCACAACAAGCTAGCATTAACTACACCCGAGGAAATGAACAAGAAGCTGATAGAGTTGGCATTATGTTACTGGTTAATAGTGGTTTTAATCCACAAGGTGCGCCTGACTTTTTCAGCAAAATGGCAGAAAAATACCGCTATACATCAAAACCACCCGCCATGTTATTAACGCATCCTTTACCTGAATCTAGAATTTCAGATGCCCGAATAAGAGCACATAACTTTTCACCTCGGCCACTCGCACCAAGCTTGCAATTCGAGTTAGCTAAAGCCCGCATAATGGCAAGGTATGAAGGCAATGCTAAAGATAACATTATTAACTTTAAGCAAAGTTTAGAGAAACAGAACTATGCCATTGAAGCAGCGGCAAAATACGGTCTTGCGCTCTCACATTATGAAGCTAAAAACTATCAAACGGCTATCAATCAACTTGAAGCCTTATTACGCGACGACAACCGGAATCTCTTTTATGTTGACGCCCTAACCGATGCCTATATTGCGATAAAAGCTTTCGACAAAGCCATCGCTATGCTTGGCGAGTTAAATTTGTTAATGCCTAATAACCAAGTGGTAACATTAAACCTCGCCAACGTATTAAATGAAGCAGAGCAATATAGTAAAGCAGAAATACTATTACAAAATTTCTTGGTACTCAGCCCCAAAAACTTTATTGCCAATGATTTATTAACCGAAGTATATAGAAAACAAGATAAGAAGGCCCTGATGCATGCCAGCAAAGCCGAAGTGTATGCGTTATTTGGCGCTTACCCAAAAGCCGTTGATGAATTACAAACAGCTTATAACTTTGTTGAAGAAAACCCGTTATTACAAAAACGCATGAAAGGCCGGATATTACAATTACAAGAACAGCAAGAAAAGCTTAAGCGTCTTTAAAAAATCAGTTAAAATAGCGCTAATTGAACTATTTAAAATAATCTAAGAGAAAAAACATGTTAACTATTTATCACAACCCTCGTTGCTCTAAAAGCCGACAAACACTAGCACTTATCGAAGAACAAAAGCATGAGGTCACTATTGTTGAATATTTAAAAACGCCGCTTAGCATTGCAGAAATTGAAAGCTTAATGTCGTTACTAAAAGTATCGCCAAAAGATATGATGCGAACAAAAGAAGCTGAATTTAAAGAGCAAAATTTAGCTAACGCTGATGATAAAACGTTAATAGCCGCGATGGCAGCAACACCAAAATTAATTGAACGCCCTATTGTGACTGATAACACCCGAGCCATTATTGGTCGTCCGCCTGAAAATGTACTTACGCTCATGCAGGCTGATAAATAAAGATGACAACTCAACCTCGTTTTTCAACAACTACGCTTAAGAAAATAACCTTATTTGGCTACTTTTCCTTGTTGTTTTACATGCCTTTTTGGCTTGTTTTTATCAGCGATGACTCCGCACTTTCAGTGCCACTAACGTTGGTGTTTTTTACCTTACCTTTGTTATTTCCACTCAAAGGCTTGGTTCAGGGCAACCCTTACACTTATGCTTGGTCAAATTTTATTGTGATGATTTATTTTTTACATAGTTTAACCACTTTATGGGTTTCAGCCGATGAAAAGTTATGGGCAGTGGGCGAATTATTCTTTGCCACAATTATGTTTATTGCTGGCAGTTATTATGCAAAATATCGCGGCCAAGAACTTGGTTTAAGTATTCGTAAAAAGAAAGAATAATGTCACTGCTTTCATCTGCAAAAAATAAATGGATATTCGACAGCTAATTTACTGCTGTAAAATTTAATCATTTTCTTTAAAAACATAGCACTAAAAAGGTTATACACCTACATTAGTGCTATTTTCCTTTTACATTCAGTACATTCAGTACATTCAATACAATAATTAATCAACTTGGTATGATACTAATTTCATTTACACATTGGCTTACGTTACCTCCAGAGGTAACGGTAAATATAAGGCATTTAGTTTAATAACTCATCAATAAGGACAATACATCTCCAGTATTGTCTAATCAGCGCATCCATTCAGCGATATATATAAAATGTATTAATCTAGTAGTTAATTGTTTTAAATAGTAAAAATAATCAACTATGTGTGAGATAAGTATAAATACATTCAACCTTTACTATCAGAACAAAATTGTTTAAAAATAGGTCTGAAGATTAATACTGTAAACTATCAGCGTTATTTTGAAGTAAATTTACCTTTAATGGGTCTTTACTATATCCATGTAATAAACAGAGGCACGAATGAATAGTATTCACTTGAAACGAAAACGCTCTTCAAACGCAATAAATACATTGACGATAACTTTAGTTGCTTTGATTTTACAAGGATGCGGCGGTAGTGGTACTGACAGTGAAAATAGCCTGCCAACTGAAAGCTTTACACCCGTTGTTACTCAAACAGGCATAATCGCCTTTGACGAAGATAGTAAAATCGCACAACCGATAGAGCTATTCCTCTATTATCCCAACGACACGCTGAACAATATTAGTTGGCAACAAACCGCAGGGAATAACCTTGTTTTTCATGCTGGTAACGCTAAAGGAATTGCTTTTACACCGTCAATGGCAGGCGATTATAGTTTTCAAGTAAACTTTATCAGAAATGGCCAAGTCGAGACCTTGTCACATACTTTTACGGTGTCAAATGATAACAGCCAAATAGCGGCAAGGTTAGGTCATGCCGTGTTAGAAGGAAATGACGTTTCATTAAGAGCCAGTATAGAAAATTCAGCATTAAAAAATGACAGTATTATTTGGCAACAACTCTCAGGACCACGCGTTACATTCAGTGAAACCACAGCGGGGGAAAACGTCGTTTATTTCAAGGCGCCGGCAGTCAGTATCGATAGTTTACTTACCTTTAGCGTTAGTGCTTCAGATGGCGCAACACAACACCAAGATACCATTGCCATTTTAGTGGAAAATGCTCCAACAATTAGTACGGATGAAAATATTGCCTACGACACTCGATTAGCCACTGTATTTCCTTTCAATGCTAACTCGCCATATGCCGATGTTTTAGTCAATTGTGTTTACAGTAATGACATTGATTTTCGAACTAGCTGCCGCTTAAGTGAATTACCCTTGATTGCACAAGATACCACTACCCCAACGATTGAAGATATTATGGATCGCGTGGTGGTTTCTCATCAGTGGATGGGGCAAAGATTTAAAG includes the following:
- the arsC gene encoding arsenate reductase (glutaredoxin) (This arsenate reductase requires both glutathione and glutaredoxin to convert arsenate to arsenite, after which the efflux transporter formed by ArsA and ArsB can extrude the arsenite from the cell, providing resistance.); this encodes MLTIYHNPRCSKSRQTLALIEEQKHEVTIVEYLKTPLSIAEIESLMSLLKVSPKDMMRTKEAEFKEQNLANADDKTLIAAMAATPKLIERPIVTDNTRAIIGRPPENVLTLMQADK
- a CDS encoding AI-2E family transporter yields the protein MVSLFSDWYKRNFSDPSAVTLMVILICTFLFVYFFSSLLMPVFVAVAIAFLLDLPVNKLSQLGLSRGLSVVIVVSAFVGLSLIGILGLMPVIWQQSSNLLQEVPQMVGKGHTYLLALPEQYPELVSAEQIGHVITLVNDKLIEWGQMALKASLGSISNVVALLIYLILVPLMVFFFLKDKSVLFDSLRKFLPKDRRMAKQVGSEMNQQIMNYIRGKLIEIIIIGTASTIAFIVLGLNYPVLLGVLVGLSVLVPYVGATIVTLPVLLVALFQFGTSAEFGYVMIAYGIIQALDGNLLVPLLFSEAVNLHPVTIIIAVILFGGLWGFWGVFFAIPLATLVKAVLNAWSTTTQGEGITDI
- a CDS encoding DUF2069 domain-containing protein, whose amino-acid sequence is MTTQPRFSTTTLKKITLFGYFSLLFYMPFWLVFISDDSALSVPLTLVFFTLPLLFPLKGLVQGNPYTYAWSNFIVMIYFLHSLTTLWVSADEKLWAVGELFFATIMFIAGSYYAKYRGQELGLSIRKKKE
- a CDS encoding M48 family metalloprotease, encoding MFKLKPLIVALAITSSITSSVFAANKETNKNKLPEIGSAGVSVLSIEKERQIGGEMMRQIRATQPILNDPVLTEYINDLGNRMVRNAKDVNYSFEFFVIRNQELNAFAFFGGHIAIHSGLITTASTESELASVVAHEISHVTQRHLARRLESQNRSQPLTMAAMVSSVLLTLINPTVGMAALSTTMAASQQASINYTRGNEQEADRVGIMLLVNSGFNPQGAPDFFSKMAEKYRYTSKPPAMLLTHPLPESRISDARIRAHNFSPRPLAPSLQFELAKARIMARYEGNAKDNIINFKQSLEKQNYAIEAAAKYGLALSHYEAKNYQTAINQLEALLRDDNRNLFYVDALTDAYIAIKAFDKAIAMLGELNLLMPNNQVVTLNLANVLNEAEQYSKAEILLQNFLVLSPKNFIANDLLTEVYRKQDKKALMHASKAEVYALFGAYPKAVDELQTAYNFVEENPLLQKRMKGRILQLQEQQEKLKRL
- a CDS encoding sulfurtransferase TusA family protein, with the protein product MIYEYDATQDKCPVPLVNLRLLLRKLTPIDSCLIRICDNGSKRDIPKLLIKKGFYFEQRNVDKYIVELKIRMEK